Proteins from a genomic interval of Medicago truncatula cultivar Jemalong A17 chromosome 3, MtrunA17r5.0-ANR, whole genome shotgun sequence:
- the LOC25490400 gene encoding photosynthetic NDH subunit of subcomplex B 4, chloroplastic — protein sequence MAEAIIGFTVFNSYIHSSCLQTKRFSRLPRHPSNSTLFHRSLQVLDGKIKRASMCKVNGLPDIPLMAILVEQLEGQRDLITEKTIWHLSDQQIKNVYAWYIMFTVWGVLFFGSMKDPYYDSETYRGDGGDGTGNWIYEKQEVMEAEAREALWREELIEEIEQKVGGLREIEEAAKKEEELVK from the exons ATGGCAGAAGCTATCATTGGTTTCACCGTTTTCAATTCATATATTCATAGCTCATGTCTTCAAACAAAACGATTTTCAAGATTG CCTAGGCACCCTTCAAATTCTACCCTCTTTCACAGGTCATTGCAG GTGTTAGATGGAAAGATAAAAAGAGCATCTATGTGCAAAGTGAATGGTTTACCAGATATTCCACTGATGGCAATTCTAGTAGAACAATTGGAAGGACAAAGAGATCTTATAACCGAGAAAACAATTTGGCATCTTAGTGATCAGCAAATAAAGAATGTTT ACGCTTGGTACATAATGTTCACTGTTTGGGGAGTCTTATTCTTTGGTTCCATGAAG GACCCATATTACGATTCAGAAACATATAGGGGAGATGGAGGAGATGGTACTGGAAACTGGATATATGAGAAg CAAGAGGTCATGGAAGCAGAGGCAAGAGAAGCTCTATGGCGCGAGGAGTTGATTGAGGAAATAGAACAAAAAGTTGGAGGGTTGAGAGAAATTGAAGAAGCAGCAAAGAAGGAAGAGGAACTTGTTAAATGA